In Brachypodium distachyon strain Bd21 chromosome 2, Brachypodium_distachyon_v3.0, whole genome shotgun sequence, one genomic interval encodes:
- the LOC100839079 gene encoding tRNase Z TRZ3, mitochondrial-like isoform X3 yields the protein MPQVHSPLRRLLPLSQTLAPAPLLYLSRRLFFSYSVSATRSPLPRAAGLRPLAYRVQASRHNLRLASSTLRKEPEGMATGGDAGVAFNKTRAEGKDGRKDRSMELKNRRAIPISTTCYVQILGTGMDTQDTAPSILLFFDKQRFIFNAGEGLQRFCTEHKIKLSKTDHIFFTRVCSETAGGLPGLVLTLAGMGDEGMSVR from the exons ATGCCGCAAGTACATTcccctctccgccgcctcctccctctctcccaaaccctagccccggCCCCTCTCCTCTACCTCTCGCgccgcctcttcttctcctacTCCGTCTCCGCTACCCGCTCCCCCCTCCCCCGAGCCGCCGGTCTCCGCCCGCTCGCCTACCGAGTCCAGGCCAGCCGCCACAACCTCCGTCTTGCGAGCAGCACGCTCAGGAAGGAGCCCGAGGGGATGGCCACCGGCGGGGACGCCGGGGTGGCGTTCAATAAGACGCGGGCGGAGGGAAAGGACGGGAGGAAGGACAGGAGCATGGAGCTCAAGAACCGCAGGGCCATCCCCATCAGCACTACCTGCTACGTGCAG ATACTCGGTACAGGAATGGACACTCAGGATACCGCACCTTCAATTTTACTATTCTTTGATAAGCAAAGATTTATATTTAACGCTGGTGAG GGTCTTCAGCGTTTCTGCACTGAACACAAGATAAAGTTGTCAAAG ACTGATCATATCTTCTTCACACGTGTGTGCTCAGAAACTGCAGGAGGCCTTCCAG GCCTGGTGCTAACTCTGGCTGGGATGGGAGATGAGGGCATGTCGGTGAGATGA
- the LOC100839079 gene encoding tRNase Z TRZ3, mitochondrial-like isoform X1, with protein MPQVHSPLRRLLPLSQTLAPAPLLYLSRRLFFSYSVSATRSPLPRAAGLRPLAYRVQASRHNLRLASSTLRKEPEGMATGGDAGVAFNKTRAEGKDGRKDRSMELKNRRAIPISTTCYVQILGTGMDTQDTAPSILLFFDKQRFIFNAGEGLQRFCTEHKIKLSKTDHIFFTRVCSETAGGLPGLVLTLAGMGDEGMSVNIWGPSDVDFLAGAMKSFIPNRAMLHTHTALVWNAMHLLHNLQMLLLLLMMK; from the exons ATGCCGCAAGTACATTcccctctccgccgcctcctccctctctcccaaaccctagccccggCCCCTCTCCTCTACCTCTCGCgccgcctcttcttctcctacTCCGTCTCCGCTACCCGCTCCCCCCTCCCCCGAGCCGCCGGTCTCCGCCCGCTCGCCTACCGAGTCCAGGCCAGCCGCCACAACCTCCGTCTTGCGAGCAGCACGCTCAGGAAGGAGCCCGAGGGGATGGCCACCGGCGGGGACGCCGGGGTGGCGTTCAATAAGACGCGGGCGGAGGGAAAGGACGGGAGGAAGGACAGGAGCATGGAGCTCAAGAACCGCAGGGCCATCCCCATCAGCACTACCTGCTACGTGCAG ATACTCGGTACAGGAATGGACACTCAGGATACCGCACCTTCAATTTTACTATTCTTTGATAAGCAAAGATTTATATTTAACGCTGGTGAG GGTCTTCAGCGTTTCTGCACTGAACACAAGATAAAGTTGTCAAAG ACTGATCATATCTTCTTCACACGTGTGTGCTCAGAAACTGCAGGAGGCCTTCCAG GCCTGGTGCTAACTCTGGCTGGGATGGGAGATGAGGGCATGTCG GTGAATATATGGGGCCCTTCGGACGTTGATTTTCTAGCAGGGGCGATGAAATCTTTTATCCCAAATAGGGCAATGcttcacacacacacagcttTGGTGTGGAACGCAATGCATCTTCTTCACAATCTTCAGATGCTACTGTTATTATTGATGATGAAGTAG
- the LOC100839079 gene encoding tRNase Z TRZ3, mitochondrial-like isoform X4, translating to MPQVHSPLRRLLPLSQTLAPAPLLYLSRRLFFSYSVSATRSPLPRAAGLRPLAYRVQASRHNLRLASSTLRKEPEGMATGGDAGVAFNKTRAEGKDGRKDRSMELKNRRAIPISTTCYVQILGTGMDTQDTAPSILLFFDKQRFIFNAGEGLQRFCTEHKIKLSKKLQEAFQAWC from the exons ATGCCGCAAGTACATTcccctctccgccgcctcctccctctctcccaaaccctagccccggCCCCTCTCCTCTACCTCTCGCgccgcctcttcttctcctacTCCGTCTCCGCTACCCGCTCCCCCCTCCCCCGAGCCGCCGGTCTCCGCCCGCTCGCCTACCGAGTCCAGGCCAGCCGCCACAACCTCCGTCTTGCGAGCAGCACGCTCAGGAAGGAGCCCGAGGGGATGGCCACCGGCGGGGACGCCGGGGTGGCGTTCAATAAGACGCGGGCGGAGGGAAAGGACGGGAGGAAGGACAGGAGCATGGAGCTCAAGAACCGCAGGGCCATCCCCATCAGCACTACCTGCTACGTGCAG ATACTCGGTACAGGAATGGACACTCAGGATACCGCACCTTCAATTTTACTATTCTTTGATAAGCAAAGATTTATATTTAACGCTGGTGAG GGTCTTCAGCGTTTCTGCACTGAACACAAGATAAAGTTGTCAAAG AAACTGCAGGAGGCCTTCCAG GCCTGGTGCTAA
- the LOC100839079 gene encoding tRNase Z TRZ3, mitochondrial-like isoform X2, whose product MPQVHSPLRRLLPLSQTLAPAPLLYLSRRLFFSYSVSATRSPLPRAAGLRPLAYRVQASRHNLRLASSTLRKEPEGMATGGDAGVAFNKTRAEGKDGRKDRSMELKNRRAIPISTTCYVQILGTGMDTQDTAPSILLFFDKQRFIFNAETAGGLPGLVLTLAGMGDEGMSVNIWGPSDVDFLAGAMKSFIPNRAMLHTHTALVWNAMHLLHNLQMLLLLLMMK is encoded by the exons ATGCCGCAAGTACATTcccctctccgccgcctcctccctctctcccaaaccctagccccggCCCCTCTCCTCTACCTCTCGCgccgcctcttcttctcctacTCCGTCTCCGCTACCCGCTCCCCCCTCCCCCGAGCCGCCGGTCTCCGCCCGCTCGCCTACCGAGTCCAGGCCAGCCGCCACAACCTCCGTCTTGCGAGCAGCACGCTCAGGAAGGAGCCCGAGGGGATGGCCACCGGCGGGGACGCCGGGGTGGCGTTCAATAAGACGCGGGCGGAGGGAAAGGACGGGAGGAAGGACAGGAGCATGGAGCTCAAGAACCGCAGGGCCATCCCCATCAGCACTACCTGCTACGTGCAG ATACTCGGTACAGGAATGGACACTCAGGATACCGCACCTTCAATTTTACTATTCTTTGATAAGCAAAGATTTATATTTAACGCTG AAACTGCAGGAGGCCTTCCAG GCCTGGTGCTAACTCTGGCTGGGATGGGAGATGAGGGCATGTCG GTGAATATATGGGGCCCTTCGGACGTTGATTTTCTAGCAGGGGCGATGAAATCTTTTATCCCAAATAGGGCAATGcttcacacacacacagcttTGGTGTGGAACGCAATGCATCTTCTTCACAATCTTCAGATGCTACTGTTATTATTGATGATGAAGTAG
- the LOC106865415 gene encoding uncharacterized protein LOC106865415 isoform X1: MAAYQLKVAQLHPTSLFLLAVFQFLCEGFVGVMPLVALFRHYFYPRIEQTGVMSSGVSFRARDKMKSEFIVQTDKKIEKEWRADWCWVRVDELDKFLHTPTELPANNGSWLDRYGRDAELLPIVKKIKALRLAGLTDLDPKFFLQLHPKFTAMHEFASRTIPSRFLRTRASTPETPRVILSPTLFSSFSPNSTVDFAPSAPEFLAGANLQAHRFCEAATAPVSSSHRQPPHPSPLSLAHCVTRAVLFLELRSAQSPAAACRTSGTRGTTVARCVGRITEFPGRHHPGKQLTCCPASHQPGGASGASENIPAWTPPVKPLAGKGFPGAGSRREGGAKQVEQRRHVGARRASSAQFRQGEE, from the coding sequence ATGGCGGCGTACCAGCTCAAAgttgcgcagctccaccccacatctcttttccttctcgccgtcttccaattTCTCTGCGAGGGGTTtgtcggggtgatgccgttagtggcgttgttccgccattacttctacccgcgcatcgagCAGACGGGAgtgatgtcgtcgggggtctcgttccgcgcccgcgacaagatgaaatcggagttcatTGTGCAGACCGacaagaagatcgagaaggagtggcgcgcggacTGGTGTTGGGTTCGCGTGGACGAGCTCGACAAGTTTCTCCAtacgcccaccgagctgccggcgaATAACGGCAGCTGGCTGGACCGCTACGGCCGGGACGCGGAGCTCCTTCCCATcgtcaagaagatcaaggccctgcggctagctGGGCTCACCGATCTGGACCCGAAGTTCTTCCTCCAACTGCACCCGAAGTTCACGGCCATGCACGAGTTCGCGTCGCGCACGATTCCATCCCGATTTCTCCGCACACGAGCCTCTACTcccgaaaccccgcgcgtcatcttGAGCCCCACCCTTTTCTCCTCCTTTTCCCCCAACTCCACGGTCGATTTCGCACCTTCGGCACCggaatttctcgccggagcaaACCTTCAGGCGCACCGTTTTTGCgaagccgccaccgccccggTGAGTTCCTCGCACCGGCAACCCCCTCATCcttctcccctctctctcgcgcacTGTGTGACGCGTGCCGTTCTGTTTTTGGAGCTTCGCAGCGCCcagtcgccggccgccgcctgtcgcactagtggcacccggggtaccaccgttgcgcgatgcgtgggtcgcatcaccgagttcccgggaaggcatCATCCCGGGAAGCAGTTAACgtgctgcccggcaagccaccagcccgggggggctagcggggcttcggagaatattcccgcctggacacctcccgtgaagccacttgccgggaaggggttcccgggcgcaggctcccgtcGTGAGGGCGGGGCCAAGCAGGtagagcagcggcgccacgtgggcgcgcgtcGGGCATCCAGTGCGCAGTTtcgccagggcgaggagtga